Sequence from the Echinimonas agarilytica genome:
CATGATAATAGCGATCATTGATAGTGGCGGTAACACAAGCGCAGCGCCTAAAGCTGGAGCCATGAATGGAGTCATGCATGGGCTGGCCACAACGACCGCCAAAACACCCGAGAGCAACGAAGACGAAGCGCCGCCTTTGTCCAATTGTTTTTGCCCTATAGACATCCACCCACCTGCAAGTTCAAATGCGCCCATTAAGCTCAGGCCCATCAGCATCATTAGCGCACTCAGTACGGCCAAGAAAAGTGGTTCTTGCAGCTGAAATCCCCAGCCTACAGCTGTGCCAGACTGCTTTAAAAGCATCAAGAGAAGTGTCAGTGCTAACAACGAAAGCTCAATACCAACAAGGTAAAGTAAACCGTGCTTGCGAGCATCTGAGGCGTCGGCATTTTTAAGTTTTACAAGGCTCACTGCTTTGAGCGACAACACTGGAAATACACAGGGCATAAGGTTGAGCAACAGGCCACCAACCAGTGCCATGATCATAAACACAACGAGCGAATAATCGGCCACTTGAGATGGGCTCTGCGCGACTTGTGGTAGCGTCAATAATGGACCTTGCGTGGCTTGTATTTGCCAACCCTTCTGATGAGCCACGGCCAATACAACTTCGGTCGCCTCTGGTAGTTGATGAAAGTACAGGCTTTTTTCGAATGCCACCTGAATCACACCGTTTGCGCGATTCCAAAGTGGCGCACTGGAAGGTGCAATTAAAGATTCATCAGCAACAAATAATTGAAGTTCAGCCGTTGAATAGTCACTCATTTGTGCGCTATCAAGAAGTTGAAATACAAGTTGTTCACCTTGGTCTTGATAGTGTGCTTGAGCATTTTCATCAAGGGCCGGAAGCGCCTTTCTGGCATGCTCGAATAATTCAGCATGCTGACTTAATTCAGGTGACTCCGACATCGGCAATGTCAGTGTAAGCTGCGCATCGCCGGGTATACAGGCTTCTTTACAGACCAGCCATTCGGCATCAAGCGTGATGGTGTAAGGGCCTTCAGATAACCCCTCTGGAACATCAAGCGGGACCATCAGCAACGAATCCCCATCGTAGCCAAAGTTTGTGATCCCAGATACATCGATGCGTTCAGGAGTGCCCCAAAGTATATCGCCATGGCTAAAGTTGGTCGGCAGGGCCCAATGGAGAGCAGGAGCTAAACCTGAGTCTCCAGGGTTTTTCCAGTAGGTATGCCAATGGTGTTCGGGTCTCAGTGCCAACCCCACCATTTGAGAGGAGCCTGGCTTGAACGCGCTAAACTCTGACACCAATTCAACCTCGATGTGAGCATGCTGTTGCGGGCCTGTCGAAGCTTCAGACGGAGATGTTGGAGAAGCTCCAAAGGCGTTTACACTCATCAAAAACGCAGTGAATAGTGCAGCAATATGCGGCATTGCAGACGAGGAAAGACCGAGCGTCATGTATTTATCTCAATAGAACATCAACCAGTAATACCACTATAAACGAAAATCATTCGCATAGGTTCAGTTTCAAATAGAGATAAACCAATGAGACTGCGGGTCAATCAAAAATAGCCACCACTTGACGGCTAATCGCAACAAGTTCGCCATGTGAGTCCCACACGTTGGCTTCAGTGTGGCCGTAGCCATCAGCCGCTTGCCGCGTGCTGGCCTGATAGGCGAACCAATCGGTGGGTTGAATGTCTGCGTGAGGGTGAATAAATTCAATACTCCAACTCATCGTACTGATGGGAGCGGGCCAACGAATGAGTTGCAGGAGCGTCGGCGGCCAGCTATCGAGCATGGCGATAAGGTGACCGTCAGTTATGCATTCGGGGGGCTCTTTAAAGCGCATCCAACCGTGCAGATGACTGGTCTTTTTGCCAGTAAACGGCCAACCTCCGTCATGTTTGGCCAATTCAAAATGTTGAATAAAGTTGGGTACAACCTTTGGAATTTGTGGAATATAACTGCGTTTCTTTGGCGCGAGCATCCCATGATGTTGTGTATTTCTTACATTTACTTTTGAATCTCGTGCTACACCAAAGCACGCCTGTGACATCACGCAAACCTTGTCGTTTTGTATCGCTTTGCCAATCACTTGCGTGGCGCTTCGCCCTTCGCGAAGGACTTCGACTTCAATGGTGAAAGGCGTATCGAATGCCAATGGGCCAATAAAGTTTGTATTCAATGAGCGCAGCACTCGGCCGCTGGCGATACACTCTTTAATCGCGGTGTATATTAGCGCTGTGGAGATCCCTCCAAATACAGTTCGCCCTTGCCCCCATGATTTTGGAATAGACAAAAAGGGCACCTGTTGAGGCGTATTGATGTGTTGCTTAGCATGGGCTATCAGTTCGTCGATATGCATGGTGACCATGAGAGTAAAAGAACTTAAAACTAAGGTATCTTTCAACTGGTCGGATGTCTAGTGCTTCAGGCACATATTTCTGGGCTAATGGTTAGAGCTCTTTGGACGCATTCAATGCCGTATTCAATAACGAAATCAGCATAACGGCCATCGAGATAGATGGCCGAGATATGCTTATTTTGCGATAAATTCGTTCGCTCGAACGATGCCACCGCCATTGAGTTCTGTGCCTTCGATCGCATCGCCGCGGTAGAGCACAGAATCATTCTGACTGACGTCACCAGCTTGCAAGCCAAGTAAGTTGTAGTTGATATCTGGATCTGCCACAACATTAGCAAGAAGCTGCACGTTATAACGCCCACCAAACTTACGATACCGTTTACTTTTGGCATTGTTTGACCCTTCATCCAAATCAATGCCTGCGTCGGAAGTTGGCGCTTCAATTCCACCGCTTACCATTTTGCTTGGGTTGTCGCTGCGCTGAACTTTGTTGTTTCCAACGTTGTTTTCGGAAAACGATGAAGCAATAGCAATTGGAGCGATAGGTTGCCCTAGCCAACGGCTTCCTGAGCCATCGCGAGGCAATTGATAAAATTGAAAATTACCGTTTTGCGGGTTCGATACGGTGGAACGAATGCCTTCGCGTGGTAAGAAGTAGGTGCCTGCTTTGGTGATATCGGACTTAAAACGGGTGTTATTGACAATGTGGCGAACGGTTCCTTTAATTTTTGTATTGGTAAAGTATCCACGTGTGTAGCCAATATCCATGGTATCAGCCCAAACCGGAGCGGTTCCAGAGTCAACCCAGATTACAAATGTAGTATTGGTTCCTTTAGTGGTTCCGCGCACTTCTATATTTTCATTAATTTTGGTGTGTGGTTTCAGAAAAATAGCGGCAAATCCACCTTCATTGCTGATGTTATGCATGACGATATTTCGATAAGCACCCTTGCGAGGGCCCGCGCGGTTCAATCGATCGGTTGGCAATCCGCTACCCGGTTCAATGCGAATCGTGATCCCGCGCTTGGCGGAAATATTTTTAAAATATAAGTCTTCGCCACTAAATGGCTGAATTACCGCATATCCGGTTGCAATATCTTCGCCACTCACGTCGACGATGTATCCCTTCTTTGGAATTCGGCTAAAGCTATCGTTGAACTCTACATTACGGAGAATATTGCTGCCGCCTGGATCATTAGATACGCCAGCTTTACCGTCATCATCAGCGACTAAGAAAATATTAGGAGTTTGGGAAAAGTTGTCTTTTTGGTGAAGCCGAGAAATAGAGAAGTTCTCGGCATATCCCACCCGAATCATGCGTTTATCTTGAAATACCTGCGATGAGTTGGCGTCAATGATAAATCGTTGATTCGATGTGGCGTTGGTTTTTGACCCAGTAGTAGTGATTTCAACGTTTTCAATCTTAGGGGAGTTACCGCCCGCTTTACCAAAATCAAATAGAATATTCTGGTTCATTTTCAACACGGTGTCGGGCTCTATTTCAATCCGTATATTGGACGGAACTTTGAGCCGGTTGAGAGTGTATGTTCCTTTTTTGATGACGACGACCCCGTTCGCGGCAGACGCGTCGAGCAGAGCATTTTGTATTTTGGCAGTGCAGCTTGCTGGGGTCGAAGCAGATGAACTTGTGCTGCAATTACCGCTATTTTGAATGGTGGAAATGACGCTATTTGTGACTTTGTTTGTGAAGTACTTTCCTTTATTTCCAATGGAGTCTGAGAATGCTGGTGCAGTAATACTTAGGCTCACGCCTGCTGTGAGAAGCGCAGCAAGCCTTATCGATTTAGACGTATTTAATGTGTTTTTCTTGTGAAGTGTGTTTTGCACTGTGATTGTTACCTATTCTGTTTATAGTTGTTTTTTAAGAAATTACAGATGGATAAAATACTCATCAAAACATCCGATGTTTATTTATGTAATATTTATTGGTGTTTTGAAAAATCAACAGTTATCGTTTCTATTTGATAGGTCGATAAACTATGCTTTGAAGTATTTTTCAAACGCTTTTGGGTGAGCTGCATAAATGGAATCGTGTTGTTTTTGAAGACTGAGTTTAGAGTGTTTGTTGGTGTGCTTTTGCCGAGTATGAATAACGGTTGTAGGCAACTTTGTGAAAGCTTTGAGTCGTTTTTGGATAGCGCTAATTTTGAATGATTAAGACGATAAAATTAAACGATGTGCGTCATATGGTTCACGGCTATTGCGTCACTCGCTCTTTTGTCTAAATCAAGATCTATTTCACAGAACTCGTTGGAAATAACCAGTGGATGTCACCGTAGTTAAATGAATCTCTGAGTCGTAAATAAGTGAAGGAGGCGTTGTTAAAAGGGGCGCTAGCTCGATGTGGATACTGCGCTAAATTTAGTATCACCCATCGAAGTATGGTGAACAATATACATGGCACTATGTTCGAGGGACTCATTGAATTTAAAAAGCCCGCATTGAGCGGGCTTTGATATGAAGCGTAGGTGTAAAAGGGGTGTTTAAGCATTTGCTTAAAGTGATTTCACACCCATGTTATAAAGGGTAAAGCCAAATATATCGGCATATTGCTCGATGATTTTGCTGGTTGGCGTGCCCGCTCCGTGACCGGCATTGGTCTCAATCCGAATCATGACTGGGTTTGGCCCGGCTTGTTTGTCTTGCAATTCCGCGGCAAATTTAAATGAATGAGCCGGTACCACACGATCATCGTGATCGCCGGTGGTAATTAAGGTTGCAGGGTAGTGCTCACCCGATTTTACGTTTTGTACTGGCGAATAACCCAGTAAATAATTAAACATGTCTTTGCTGTCTTCTGCTGTGCCGTAATCATATGCCCAGCCTGCACCTGCGGTGAATGTGTGGTAACGCAGCATATCCAAAACGCCAACAGCGGGTAGGGCAACTTGCATTAAGTCTGGGCGTTGTGTCATGGTTGCTCCCACCAAAAGGCCCCCATTCGAACCACCCCGAATAGCCAATTTACCCGGCGATGTGTAACGCTCCGCAATCAAGTATTCGGCCGCGGCAATAAAGTCATCGAACACGTTTTGCTTTTTAAGCTGAGTTCCGGCGTCATGCCATTCTTTACCGTACTCACCACCACCTCGAAGGTTGGCAACAGCATAGATGCCCCCTAACTCTAACCAGGCAGCATTGGTTGCGCTAAAACGAGGTGTAAGGCTGATATTGAATCCACCATAGCCATATAAAATGGTCGGTGTCGTGCCATTGCGTTCTAAACCCTTTTTGTAGGTGATGATCATGGGGATTTGAGTGCCGTCTTTTGACGCGTAAAAGACTTGCTCCGAGACATAATCGTTAGGGCTAAATGCAACTTCAGGTTTGGCATGCAGGGCCGATTGGCCCGTTTGGGTGTTGTAGCTGAAAATACTGGTTGGTGTTTTATAGTTGGTGAATGAGTAATACAAGGTTTGTTGATCGGCTTTGCCGTCAAATCCAGACGCGGTGCCGATGCCCGGTAGGTCAATGGTGCGGATAAGCTGACCTTGTTCGTCAAACTGTTTGACTTTTGAGATCGCATCCACCATGTAGCTGGCAAACAAATAGCCGTTGCCTTTGGTTGCATTGAGTACGTTGTTTGTTTCTGGGATGAGGTCGAACCAATTTTCTTGGCCAGGAGCGCTTGCAGAGACTTCTACAATACGCTTGTTAGGCGCATTGTAGTTAGTGATCAAAATAAGGCGTTCGCCTTCACTTGTAAGTAGCTCTGTATCAGATTCTGTATTACCTACCAAGGTGGCCCAATTGGCATTAGGTTGTTGTAAATCTTTAATAAATAGTTTGTTGCCTGAGGTTGAAACCGATGCATAAATTAGCAAGTATCGATCGTCTTCTGTTACTTGCGCACCCACGTAGCGGTGTTTTTCTGCGTCGGTACCGCCAAACACTAGTTGGTCTTCGGATTGAGGGGTGCCTAAAGCGTGGTAGTACACTTTGTGCTGGTCGGTTTTGGCAGATAGCTCACTACCTTTGGGTTTGTCATAACTGGAGTAATAAAACCCTTCATTGCCTTTCCACGCAATACCTGTGAATTTTAAGTCGACCAGAGGCTCTTCCAGTTGGCGCTTGGTTTTAGCGTCAAGCACAAAGGCTTTGCGCCAATCGCTGCCGCCTTCAGAAATTAAGTAGGTCACTAAGGAACCGTCATTTGAAAAGCTCAAGCCGCCTAACGAAGTTGTACCATCTTCGCTAAAAGTATTGGGATCGAGAAAGATTTCGGCAGGCCCTTCGTTTTGTTGACGGTACAACACAGCTTGGTTTTGTAGCCCATCATTCTTGTAGAAGTAGGTGTAGTCGCCTTCTTTAAACGGCGCACTGACTTTTTCATAATCGATGA
This genomic interval carries:
- a CDS encoding acyl-CoA thioesterase; the protein is MHIDELIAHAKQHINTPQQVPFLSIPKSWGQGRTVFGGISTALIYTAIKECIASGRVLRSLNTNFIGPLAFDTPFTIEVEVLREGRSATQVIGKAIQNDKVCVMSQACFGVARDSKVNVRNTQHHGMLAPKKRSYIPQIPKVVPNFIQHFELAKHDGGWPFTGKKTSHLHGWMRFKEPPECITDGHLIAMLDSWPPTLLQLIRWPAPISTMSWSIEFIHPHADIQPTDWFAYQASTRQAADGYGHTEANVWDSHGELVAISRQVVAIFD
- a CDS encoding protein-disulfide reductase DsbD family protein; amino-acid sequence: MTLGLSSSAMPHIAALFTAFLMSVNAFGASPTSPSEASTGPQQHAHIEVELVSEFSAFKPGSSQMVGLALRPEHHWHTYWKNPGDSGLAPALHWALPTNFSHGDILWGTPERIDVSGITNFGYDGDSLLMVPLDVPEGLSEGPYTITLDAEWLVCKEACIPGDAQLTLTLPMSESPELSQHAELFEHARKALPALDENAQAHYQDQGEQLVFQLLDSAQMSDYSTAELQLFVADESLIAPSSAPLWNRANGVIQVAFEKSLYFHQLPEATEVVLAVAHQKGWQIQATQGPLLTLPQVAQSPSQVADYSLVVFMIMALVGGLLLNLMPCVFPVLSLKAVSLVKLKNADASDARKHGLLYLVGIELSLLALTLLLMLLKQSGTAVGWGFQLQEPLFLAVLSALMMLMGLSLMGAFELAGGWMSIGQKQLDKGGASSSLLSGVLAVVVASPCMTPFMAPALGAALVLPPLSMIAIIMSLGFGLALPLVLLSYFPAWSRWLPKPGRWLETFKQAMAFPLFFTSIWLLWLLLAHDAMMIIGTLVAVVCLCFLIWLYQRGAKLLSLGFTGVVSIFLVVVFGAPAVHQQTLAGQAEPYSKQALAQYIAQGQPVLINMTADWCLTCKVNEKVTFSDEDVSNTFGSLNVVYMVGDWTRRDAEISKYLDQYKRAGVPLYVLYDRHGEDQVLPQVLTPQGLINRLEAL
- a CDS encoding prolyl oligopeptidase family serine peptidase; its protein translation is MRKHIFSLMLLSALTACSQTESQPQSQVHQFTQHTPISYPDTRKDDVVDSYFGVEVADPYRWLEDDRSAETAAWVKAENKVTFDYLEQIPYRQALRDKLKTLIDYEKVSAPFKEGDYTYFYKNDGLQNQAVLYRQQNEGPAEIFLDPNTFSEDGTTSLGGLSFSNDGSLVTYLISEGGSDWRKAFVLDAKTKRQLEEPLVDLKFTGIAWKGNEGFYYSSYDKPKGSELSAKTDQHKVYYHALGTPQSEDQLVFGGTDAEKHRYVGAQVTEDDRYLLIYASVSTSGNKLFIKDLQQPNANWATLVGNTESDTELLTSEGERLILITNYNAPNKRIVEVSASAPGQENWFDLIPETNNVLNATKGNGYLFASYMVDAISKVKQFDEQGQLIRTIDLPGIGTASGFDGKADQQTLYYSFTNYKTPTSIFSYNTQTGQSALHAKPEVAFSPNDYVSEQVFYASKDGTQIPMIITYKKGLERNGTTPTILYGYGGFNISLTPRFSATNAAWLELGGIYAVANLRGGGEYGKEWHDAGTQLKKQNVFDDFIAAAEYLIAERYTSPGKLAIRGGSNGGLLVGATMTQRPDLMQVALPAVGVLDMLRYHTFTAGAGWAYDYGTAEDSKDMFNYLLGYSPVQNVKSGEHYPATLITTGDHDDRVVPAHSFKFAAELQDKQAGPNPVMIRIETNAGHGAGTPTSKIIEQYADIFGFTLYNMGVKSL